The Gemmata palustris genome includes a region encoding these proteins:
- a CDS encoding ExeA family protein translates to MDWSHFGMDRPPFRPAVDAAAYYPAPSHAAALAALVAAFARRDPVVLIDGPSGVGKSLVARKWLDDLLPDVPRVLLPNARAETPADLLQAILFDLGKPYQGLSTQELRLAVTGHLLDAAASGFPTVIVIDEAQHLSPSALEELRLLGNLESRTGAVAFVVLVAQPVLRAALRGSAHAPFADRIAVRCLLAPLSAEEAPAYLHHQVRAAGGEPLKVLDEGATALIASACGGLPRVLNRAAALAFELAAEAGAEVVDVEAALEALERLGIAPPDEDGTGDAVLLPHPGRETEPERRTKRKPASGERGAARGPKVKAVRKRPA, encoded by the coding sequence GTGGATTGGTCGCACTTCGGCATGGACCGCCCGCCGTTCCGCCCGGCCGTAGACGCCGCGGCGTACTACCCCGCGCCCTCGCACGCGGCGGCACTGGCCGCGCTGGTGGCCGCGTTCGCCCGACGCGACCCGGTCGTTCTCATCGACGGCCCCTCTGGTGTGGGCAAGTCGCTCGTGGCCCGCAAGTGGCTCGACGACCTGCTCCCGGACGTGCCGCGCGTGCTCCTCCCGAACGCCCGCGCCGAGACCCCGGCCGACCTGCTTCAAGCGATCCTGTTCGACCTCGGCAAACCCTATCAGGGGTTAAGCACACAGGAACTCCGGCTCGCGGTCACGGGCCACCTGCTCGACGCCGCGGCCAGCGGGTTCCCCACCGTCATCGTGATCGATGAGGCCCAGCACCTGAGCCCGTCCGCGCTCGAAGAACTGCGGTTGCTCGGCAACCTGGAGTCGCGGACCGGCGCCGTCGCGTTCGTGGTGCTGGTCGCGCAACCCGTGCTGCGGGCCGCACTGCGCGGGTCGGCACACGCCCCGTTCGCGGACCGGATCGCGGTCCGGTGCCTGCTCGCGCCCCTTTCGGCCGAAGAAGCGCCGGCGTACCTGCACCACCAGGTGCGAGCGGCGGGCGGCGAACCGCTGAAGGTGCTCGACGAGGGCGCAACGGCCCTGATCGCTTCCGCGTGCGGCGGGCTGCCGCGGGTGCTGAACCGCGCCGCAGCGCTGGCGTTCGAGTTGGCCGCGGAAGCCGGGGCCGAGGTCGTGGACGTCGAGGCCGCGCTCGAGGCGCTCGAGCGCCTCGGGATCGCCCCTCCGGACGAGGACGGGACCGGTGACGCGGTGCTGCTCCCGCACCCGGGGCGCGAAACGGAGCCCGAGCGCCGCACGAAGCGGAAACCGGCCTCCGGCGAGCGCGGCGCCGCCCGCGGACCGAAGGTCAAGGCGGTTCGGAAGCGCCCGGCGTGA
- a CDS encoding S1C family serine protease, protein MIARLITTAVVLAVAGSPALAQIGKDAKLLAPFKPVVAKANESTVRIKCDDKDTILGTVVDEAGYILTKASELRGTVWVRLPDGSEYEATTVASHNATDLALLKVDVKGLKAVTFADTEKVPAGNWVAASGPTSDPISVGIVSVMTRNLTGRDTAIVNPNRGYLGIYPADEKDDEGKLLGAKIAELSPGGAADKAGLKSDDVIVEMNGKKIIGQTSLRDFLDTLREATSST, encoded by the coding sequence ATGATCGCGCGTCTGATTACCACCGCCGTGGTGCTGGCTGTTGCTGGTTCCCCGGCCCTCGCCCAGATCGGAAAGGATGCCAAGCTGCTCGCGCCGTTCAAGCCGGTCGTGGCGAAGGCGAACGAATCGACCGTCCGGATCAAGTGCGACGACAAGGACACGATCCTCGGCACCGTTGTGGACGAGGCCGGGTACATTCTCACGAAGGCGAGCGAGCTCCGGGGCACGGTCTGGGTCCGGCTGCCCGACGGCAGCGAGTACGAAGCGACCACCGTCGCCTCGCACAACGCCACGGACCTCGCGCTGCTGAAAGTGGACGTGAAGGGCCTGAAGGCCGTCACGTTCGCGGACACCGAGAAGGTCCCCGCCGGGAACTGGGTGGCCGCGTCCGGCCCCACGAGCGACCCGATCTCGGTGGGCATCGTCAGCGTGATGACGCGCAACCTGACCGGGCGCGACACGGCGATCGTCAACCCGAACCGCGGGTACCTGGGCATCTACCCGGCCGACGAGAAGGACGACGAAGGGAAGCTGCTCGGCGCCAAGATCGCCGAACTGAGCCCCGGCGGCGCGGCCGATAAAGCCGGCCTGAAGTCCGATGACGTGATTGTCGAGATGAACGGCAAGAAGATCATCGGGCAGACCTCGCTCCGCGACTTCCTGGACACGCTCCGCGAAGCGACATCATCAACGTGA
- a CDS encoding serine protease, translating into MLQSDLVVDAKDCGGPVVDLEGNVLGINIARAGRVETWILPSEVIRPLLPQFKSGKFAPVSASTPRCRSPPARASRATEPAKRL; encoded by the coding sequence GTGCTCCAGAGCGACCTGGTCGTGGACGCGAAGGATTGTGGCGGCCCCGTGGTCGACCTCGAGGGCAACGTGCTCGGGATCAACATCGCCCGGGCCGGGCGCGTGGAAACGTGGATTCTTCCGAGCGAAGTGATTCGGCCGCTGCTCCCGCAATTCAAGTCCGGCAAATTTGCGCCGGTCAGCGCCAGCACCCCGCGCTGCCGGTCGCCCCCCGCGCGCGCAAGTCGGGCAACTGAGCCCGCGAAGCGCCTCTGA
- a CDS encoding S1C family serine protease, with amino-acid sequence MAVPAGREVRHVTKGQWVVSLGHPNGPRDGRPPVARLGRIEGSTKSVLRTNCTLVGGDSGGPLFDLNGNVVGIHSRIGLPISQNIHVQADQFKNDWDKLVAGEWVDKPASATKGGGAYIGVVFSDDEEDDAWLKEVEDDGPAGKGGLKIGDTITKFNDTPVKTVKAFRKLMESAKPGDKVRITVRRGAAVLALPVTLSKRA; translated from the coding sequence GTGGCCGTTCCTGCCGGTCGCGAAGTCCGGCACGTTACAAAGGGCCAGTGGGTCGTCTCCCTCGGGCACCCGAACGGCCCGCGCGACGGCCGCCCGCCGGTCGCCCGCTTGGGGCGCATCGAGGGGAGCACGAAGAGCGTCCTGCGCACCAACTGCACGCTGGTCGGCGGCGACTCCGGCGGCCCGCTGTTCGACCTGAACGGCAACGTGGTCGGCATCCACAGCCGCATCGGGCTCCCGATCTCGCAGAACATCCACGTGCAGGCCGACCAGTTCAAGAACGACTGGGACAAGCTCGTCGCCGGCGAGTGGGTGGACAAACCAGCGAGCGCGACCAAGGGCGGCGGGGCGTACATCGGCGTCGTGTTCTCGGACGACGAAGAGGACGACGCCTGGTTGAAAGAGGTCGAGGACGACGGCCCGGCCGGTAAGGGCGGGCTGAAGATCGGCGACACGATCACCAAGTTCAACGACACGCCCGTAAAGACCGTTAAGGCGTTCCGCAAGCTGATGGAGTCCGCGAAGCCGGGCGACAAGGTGCGGATCACCGTGCGGCGCGGGGCCGCGGTTCTGGCTCTGCCCGTCACCCTGAGTAAGCGGGCGTAA
- the dacB gene encoding D-alanyl-D-alanine carboxypeptidase/D-alanyl-D-alanine endopeptidase, translating into MVRARSPLALALLVIAWIVPAAAAPPAALTEKLEAVIEGPDYKHASWGILVTDAKTGATVYSRNPDATLAPASVTKLFSSAAALVALGPDHTQETCVYQRGLVLKGTLRGDLVVVASGDLMLGGRTAKDGKIVFKDKDHTYANGGFGDCEVTDTDPLAGLNDLAKQVKAAGITQIDGEVLIDDRLFARARGTGSGPDSVSPIVVNDNAIDVIVTPGDKEGAPAKVVMRPETAFYTLDASVGTGSEKSSANLHVLAVGPTQFAVRGKVPLGSKPHVRIYNVDEPALFARALFIEALRRNGVQAQCAVLRPSPSPLPSKNDYEKLPKLATLASAPLKDTIRVTLKVSHNLYASALPALVAASKGQSTVESGLREQGKILKELGVDTNAVSFGSGAGGSPADHASARATVQVIQGMAKRPEWDAYKAALPILGVDGTLSESVKEDSPARGKAFAKTGTLIWYDNANERFILKSKALAGTMTTKNGTELYFCIIVNNVPLPEGVTSAREGKALGKLCEVLYEHAP; encoded by the coding sequence GTGGTTCGTGCCCGTTCCCCGCTCGCGCTCGCGTTGCTCGTAATCGCCTGGATCGTTCCCGCCGCGGCCGCACCTCCCGCCGCACTGACAGAGAAACTCGAAGCCGTCATCGAAGGCCCCGACTACAAGCACGCCTCCTGGGGCATTCTGGTCACAGACGCAAAAACGGGAGCCACTGTCTATTCGCGCAACCCCGATGCGACGCTCGCCCCCGCGTCGGTTACGAAGCTCTTTTCGAGCGCCGCTGCCCTCGTCGCGCTCGGACCGGATCACACGCAGGAAACGTGCGTGTACCAGCGCGGTCTTGTGCTCAAGGGCACGCTCCGCGGTGACTTGGTCGTGGTCGCGTCCGGGGATCTCATGCTCGGCGGGCGCACCGCGAAAGACGGGAAGATCGTTTTCAAGGACAAGGACCACACCTACGCGAACGGCGGGTTCGGCGACTGCGAGGTGACCGATACGGACCCGCTCGCGGGGCTGAACGACCTCGCGAAGCAAGTGAAGGCCGCGGGCATCACGCAGATCGACGGCGAAGTGCTCATTGATGACCGGCTGTTCGCCCGCGCCCGCGGTACCGGGAGCGGCCCGGACTCGGTGTCCCCGATCGTCGTGAACGATAACGCCATCGATGTGATCGTCACCCCGGGCGATAAGGAGGGCGCTCCCGCGAAGGTGGTAATGCGGCCGGAAACGGCCTTCTACACACTCGACGCGAGCGTCGGAACGGGTTCCGAGAAGTCGTCAGCGAATCTCCACGTACTCGCCGTCGGTCCAACACAGTTTGCCGTTCGCGGAAAAGTGCCACTGGGCAGCAAGCCGCACGTGCGCATCTACAACGTGGACGAACCGGCCCTCTTCGCCCGCGCGCTCTTCATCGAAGCACTCCGGCGCAACGGGGTGCAAGCGCAGTGCGCGGTGCTCCGCCCCTCCCCCAGCCCCCTGCCCTCAAAGAACGACTACGAGAAGCTCCCGAAGCTCGCGACGCTCGCCTCGGCGCCGCTCAAGGACACGATCCGCGTAACGCTGAAAGTGAGTCACAATCTGTACGCGAGCGCGCTGCCGGCGCTCGTGGCCGCGTCGAAGGGGCAATCCACGGTCGAATCGGGCCTCAGGGAGCAGGGTAAAATCCTGAAGGAACTGGGCGTGGACACGAACGCGGTCTCGTTCGGTAGCGGCGCGGGTGGATCACCGGCGGACCACGCGAGTGCCCGAGCGACGGTGCAAGTCATTCAGGGCATGGCGAAGCGCCCGGAGTGGGACGCATACAAGGCCGCGCTGCCAATTCTCGGCGTGGACGGCACGCTCAGTGAATCGGTGAAGGAAGACAGCCCGGCGCGCGGAAAGGCGTTCGCGAAAACCGGCACGCTCATCTGGTACGACAACGCGAACGAGCGGTTCATTCTTAAAAGCAAAGCGCTGGCCGGCACGATGACCACCAAGAACGGAACCGAACTCTACTTCTGCATCATCGTAAACAACGTGCCGCTCCCGGAAGGCGTAACCTCCGCCCGCGAGGGAAAGGCCCTCGGCAAACTGTGCGAAGTGCTCTACGAACACGCGCCGTAA
- a CDS encoding tetratricopeptide repeat protein, producing MPTINKRFLLRLVLVLLAGAGVLLGAHEIQAQRIPAALRQQSERAADAGKSDMAVHYLRQYLEFHPEDVGAQVQLADLLAKRPETQNGRTQLLFLYDKILRLEPDRHDTRRKALTVALKLGKYADAVTHGEELLKQFPTESALWHEIAEAHAGMNQNAAARKSYEAAVRCAPDEIIGYQQLAQLVWKNLEDGPGAREVLDRMVKALPQEPEAFLIRARFETFTAEDPGQAIGGSPYKRAAADLQRVLELDPEHAEAALLLAEIMQRNRNVPAAHALLRDAVTLYPKNLKLVRGLSWLELIRGNTAASIAVLEDGLKATPNGFDLMVPLADLLVHQGDTVRTAELLRRLETRKAPGTQVKYLKARIAMREQQWQQAVTMIEGLRSEIVGLPGLDIQLNLLLATCFGKLGDPAAEEKAYQRATNGDPKNVTARVGLGNLYLNLGKFEAAAREFDSALQSPYATGAVVSQWARLKARLLAPNAAEGWHRLEDALARQFAPRFARGSSEPVVLVAEVLAAQGRLGDAVRLLRQEAVRRAGDARLWSALALMTADLNGCAAGLAALDEAQASAGDCVDVRLARAALYAREPGHVRSLDPLDDHIESWPENEQIRLLSGLIEVYDRLGDNASVVRALRGIISRQPANSAMWLKLHERSGASEGSAAARSALAKLEGETGPSVALCDARTATPETAAPVTNRLLLAFGASPTRADACLALARLKQLTGDADGASALIERAFVLEPTRYESAEALLAHLGQSGATDRTTQFLTRLANDPRWAGEPFRRMVGHVLPALPPGAATAVLTRCRSLVARDAGGPAWAAECAVALRHPEAAVLLDEAANQPRATSDDWLRKALFVSASNPAAGPEVLAAARAKLPVPAYFALLAVYCDTAAGSTFVPDVADPADKRVLAQARLSVKLCKSQPAEGAKILEALLAHKDLSATDADWARRNLAMIYAVGGTADDRTRAMALLKNVTTTEKATPEELRATASVLTTLGRYLEGPDRRDVLNSAIASLAAAHKVTNAPSYLFAMSQLYRAINERTKSRQCLQQLLNDPKDPSYSFYLRAALDELVEDGNFAAAATFAGKLTASHGGDFGALASVARFECRAGRPERGLAVAEDYARVADSGTGDYLVRSARVAELLDELSRMPNVRGTPVARRMTDAAVERYTAVVPNRPEAIVGAAGVLAADGRAADAFDRVERFGRYLPARLRASAGLAIVRGGPVTDRQGELVRKWFDDCLVEEPDSVPLLLNRSEFLAIRRDTKGAIEGFEKVIAKEPRNVIALNNLAWLLAADPATAEKALELVARATRESGLTGDLLDTRARVQITLRQFAAAQRDLAEAISQDPTALRWFHVALLRMSQSPQSTEEANKAFQEAKRRGIDARGVHPADAPMFKVLDAAKVK from the coding sequence ATGCCGACGATCAACAAGCGCTTCCTCCTCAGACTCGTCCTCGTTCTCCTCGCGGGCGCCGGCGTACTGCTCGGGGCACACGAGATCCAGGCGCAGCGCATCCCGGCCGCGCTCCGGCAACAGTCCGAGCGCGCCGCCGACGCGGGCAAGTCGGACATGGCGGTCCACTACCTGCGCCAGTACCTCGAGTTCCACCCCGAGGACGTGGGCGCCCAGGTGCAGCTCGCGGACCTGCTCGCGAAGCGCCCCGAGACCCAGAACGGGCGCACCCAACTGCTCTTCCTGTACGACAAGATCCTCCGCCTCGAACCGGACCGGCACGACACCCGGCGCAAGGCGCTCACCGTCGCGCTGAAGCTCGGGAAGTACGCCGACGCCGTGACCCACGGGGAGGAGCTGCTGAAACAGTTCCCGACCGAATCGGCGCTGTGGCACGAGATCGCCGAGGCGCACGCCGGGATGAACCAGAACGCCGCCGCGCGCAAGTCCTACGAGGCCGCCGTGCGGTGCGCCCCGGACGAAATCATCGGCTACCAGCAGCTCGCGCAGCTCGTCTGGAAGAACCTGGAAGACGGGCCGGGGGCGCGCGAGGTGCTCGACCGCATGGTGAAGGCGCTCCCGCAGGAGCCCGAAGCGTTCCTGATCCGCGCGCGGTTCGAGACGTTCACCGCCGAGGACCCGGGCCAGGCGATCGGCGGCAGCCCGTACAAGCGCGCGGCCGCGGACCTCCAGCGCGTCCTCGAACTCGACCCAGAACACGCGGAAGCGGCGCTCCTGTTGGCCGAAATCATGCAGCGCAACCGCAACGTCCCGGCGGCCCACGCGCTGCTCCGCGACGCGGTCACCCTGTACCCGAAGAACCTGAAACTCGTCCGCGGGCTGTCGTGGTTGGAACTGATCCGCGGGAACACCGCCGCGTCGATCGCGGTCCTCGAAGACGGACTGAAGGCCACGCCCAACGGCTTCGACCTGATGGTCCCGCTCGCGGACCTGCTGGTTCATCAGGGCGACACGGTCCGCACCGCCGAGCTCCTGCGCCGGCTCGAAACGCGCAAGGCCCCGGGCACCCAGGTGAAGTACCTGAAGGCCCGCATCGCGATGCGCGAGCAGCAGTGGCAGCAGGCGGTCACGATGATCGAGGGGCTGCGGTCCGAGATCGTCGGGCTCCCGGGGCTGGACATCCAGCTCAACCTGCTCCTCGCGACGTGCTTCGGCAAGCTCGGCGACCCGGCCGCGGAGGAAAAGGCCTACCAGCGCGCCACGAACGGCGACCCGAAGAACGTGACGGCCCGCGTCGGGCTGGGGAACCTGTACCTGAACCTCGGCAAGTTCGAGGCCGCCGCCCGCGAGTTCGACAGCGCGCTCCAGTCGCCCTACGCGACGGGCGCGGTCGTCTCGCAGTGGGCGCGGCTCAAGGCCCGGCTCCTCGCCCCGAACGCGGCGGAGGGGTGGCACCGGCTGGAAGACGCGCTCGCCCGGCAGTTCGCGCCGCGGTTCGCCCGCGGGTCGTCCGAACCGGTGGTCCTCGTTGCCGAGGTGCTCGCCGCCCAGGGCCGGCTCGGGGACGCGGTGCGGCTCCTGCGCCAGGAAGCGGTGCGCCGGGCCGGGGACGCGCGCCTGTGGTCCGCGCTCGCGCTCATGACGGCCGACCTGAACGGGTGCGCCGCGGGGCTGGCCGCGCTCGACGAGGCCCAGGCCTCGGCCGGGGACTGTGTCGACGTGCGGCTCGCACGCGCGGCCCTGTACGCCCGCGAACCGGGCCACGTGCGGTCCCTCGACCCGCTCGACGATCACATCGAGAGCTGGCCGGAGAACGAGCAGATCCGCCTGCTCTCGGGCCTGATCGAAGTGTACGACCGGCTGGGCGACAACGCGAGCGTGGTCCGCGCGCTCCGCGGCATCATCTCCCGGCAGCCGGCGAACTCCGCGATGTGGTTGAAGCTCCACGAGCGCTCCGGGGCCAGCGAGGGGAGCGCGGCCGCGCGGAGCGCGCTCGCGAAGCTCGAGGGCGAGACCGGCCCGTCCGTCGCCCTGTGCGACGCGCGCACGGCCACGCCCGAAACGGCGGCCCCGGTCACGAACCGGCTGCTCCTCGCGTTCGGCGCGAGCCCCACACGTGCGGATGCGTGCCTCGCACTCGCGCGCCTGAAGCAACTCACCGGCGACGCGGACGGCGCGAGCGCGCTGATCGAGCGCGCGTTCGTGCTGGAGCCGACCCGGTACGAGTCGGCCGAAGCGCTGCTCGCCCACCTGGGGCAGTCGGGAGCGACCGACCGCACGACGCAGTTCCTCACGCGCCTGGCCAACGACCCGCGCTGGGCCGGCGAGCCGTTCCGCCGAATGGTCGGGCACGTGCTCCCCGCGCTGCCCCCCGGTGCGGCGACCGCGGTCCTCACGCGGTGCCGCTCTCTCGTGGCGCGTGACGCCGGCGGTCCCGCGTGGGCCGCGGAGTGCGCCGTCGCCCTCCGGCACCCGGAGGCCGCGGTCCTGCTCGACGAGGCCGCCAACCAGCCCCGCGCGACCTCCGACGACTGGCTCCGCAAGGCGCTCTTCGTGTCGGCGTCGAACCCCGCGGCCGGGCCGGAAGTGCTCGCCGCGGCCCGGGCCAAGCTCCCCGTACCGGCGTACTTCGCGCTCCTGGCCGTGTACTGCGACACCGCCGCCGGCAGCACGTTCGTACCGGACGTGGCCGACCCCGCCGACAAGCGCGTGCTCGCGCAAGCGCGGCTGTCGGTGAAGCTCTGCAAGTCGCAGCCCGCCGAGGGCGCCAAGATCCTCGAAGCCCTTCTCGCGCACAAAGACCTCAGCGCGACGGACGCGGACTGGGCGCGGCGCAACCTCGCGATGATCTACGCGGTCGGCGGGACCGCCGACGACCGCACGCGGGCGATGGCGCTGCTGAAAAACGTGACCACGACCGAGAAGGCCACCCCGGAAGAGCTGCGGGCCACCGCGAGCGTGCTCACGACCCTGGGCCGCTACCTGGAAGGCCCGGACCGGCGCGACGTGCTGAACAGCGCCATCGCGTCCCTGGCCGCCGCGCACAAGGTGACGAACGCGCCGAGCTACCTGTTCGCGATGTCGCAACTGTACCGGGCGATCAACGAGCGCACCAAGAGCCGCCAGTGCCTCCAGCAGTTGCTCAACGACCCGAAGGACCCGTCGTACTCGTTCTACCTCCGCGCCGCGCTCGACGAACTGGTCGAGGACGGGAACTTCGCGGCGGCGGCCACGTTCGCGGGCAAACTGACGGCCTCGCACGGGGGCGACTTCGGCGCGCTGGCGAGCGTCGCGCGGTTCGAGTGCCGGGCCGGGCGCCCGGAGCGCGGGCTCGCGGTCGCCGAGGACTACGCCCGGGTCGCCGATTCGGGAACGGGCGACTACCTCGTGCGCTCCGCGCGCGTCGCCGAGTTGCTCGACGAACTGAGCCGGATGCCCAACGTGCGCGGGACCCCGGTCGCCCGCCGGATGACGGACGCGGCCGTCGAGCGGTACACGGCCGTCGTGCCGAATCGCCCCGAGGCGATCGTCGGCGCGGCCGGCGTACTGGCCGCCGACGGGCGCGCGGCGGACGCCTTCGACCGCGTCGAGCGGTTCGGGCGCTACTTGCCGGCGCGCCTGCGGGCGAGCGCGGGGCTGGCGATCGTGCGCGGCGGGCCGGTCACGGACCGGCAGGGCGAACTCGTGCGGAAGTGGTTCGACGACTGTTTGGTGGAGGAGCCGGACTCCGTCCCGCTCCTGCTGAACCGGTCGGAGTTCCTCGCGATCCGGCGCGACACGAAGGGCGCCATTGAGGGTTTCGAGAAGGTGATCGCGAAGGAACCGCGCAACGTGATCGCGCTCAACAACCTCGCGTGGCTGCTCGCCGCGGACCCCGCGACGGCCGAGAAAGCGCTGGAACTGGTGGCCCGCGCCACCCGCGAGAGCGGGCTCACGGGCGACCTGCTCGACACCCGCGCCCGGGTCCAGATCACGCTCCGGCAGTTCGCCGCGGCCCAGCGCGACCTGGCGGAAGCGATCAGCCAGGACCCGACCGCGCTGCGGTGGTTCCACGTCGCGCTCCTGCGAATGAGCCAGTCGCCGCAGAGCACCGAGGAGGCGAACAAGGCCTTCCAGGAGGCGAAGCGCCGCGGGATCGACGCGCGCGGCGTTCACCCGGCGGACGCGCCGATGTTCAAGGTGCTCGACGCGGCAAAAGTGAAGTAG
- a CDS encoding zeta toxin family protein codes for MATPSTPRPQVAVLAGINGAGKTTASQHILRDAMRIPSFTNADTIARGLNAFDVESVAAKAGRVMLDHLHGLAAVRQSFAFETTLSGRAYARWLGELARDGYAIHLLYYWLDSPELAIGRVAERVRAGGHHVPDDTVRRRYVRSVRNFLELYRPVVTTWQVYDNTHNVRRLIAFNNSFFDTILDPDRWGQFNRSADDGGANNPSDG; via the coding sequence GTGGCTACACCTTCAACCCCGCGCCCGCAAGTTGCTGTTCTCGCGGGCATTAATGGCGCCGGGAAGACGACGGCGTCTCAGCATATTTTGCGCGACGCCATGCGCATCCCTTCGTTCACGAACGCGGACACGATTGCCCGCGGACTGAACGCTTTCGACGTGGAATCAGTCGCGGCGAAGGCCGGGCGGGTGATGCTCGACCACCTTCACGGACTCGCTGCCGTGCGCCAAAGTTTCGCGTTCGAGACGACGCTATCGGGCCGCGCCTACGCGCGGTGGCTCGGCGAACTGGCCCGCGATGGATACGCGATCCACCTGCTTTACTACTGGCTCGATAGTCCGGAACTGGCTATTGGTCGGGTCGCTGAACGAGTGCGCGCGGGTGGGCATCACGTCCCCGACGACACCGTCCGAAGACGGTACGTCCGCAGCGTGCGCAACTTTCTGGAACTCTATCGGCCTGTGGTAACGACGTGGCAGGTGTATGATAACACTCACAACGTCCGGCGCCTGATCGCCTTCAACAACAGCTTTTTCGACACGATTCTCGATCCGGACCGGTGGGGCCAATTTAACAGGAGTGCGGACGATGGCGGAGCAAACAACCCTTCCGACGGCTGA